The Primulina eburnea isolate SZY01 chromosome 8, ASM2296580v1, whole genome shotgun sequence genome contains a region encoding:
- the LOC140838239 gene encoding uncharacterized protein → MDDLTSYYAPPIHHPYYQPTPPPPPPPGTSHQPPSVVSHPIHVQPQFVTYASPLYPNSSHDQLRTLFVAGLPEDVKPREIYNLFREFPGYQSSNLRAPTSSNSQPFAFATFVDQQSAVMALHALSGMVFDLEKGSTLYIDLAKSNSRSKRHRSDDEGQSSEKRQKGSSTFERSYDPGVDSIHMPGIGNSAYNTIGYPSTQSFGSVGGMGNAAVKSNNTPCPTLFVANLGPTCSEEELNRVFSRCRGFLKLKMQSTYGAPVSFVDFQDTACSTEALNRLQGTILYSSTSGEGMRLEFAKSRMGMRSKKSR, encoded by the exons ATGGACGACCTCACGTCTTACTACGCGCCACCAATCCACCACCCATATTACCAGCCCACCCCGCCTCCGCCTCCTCCTCCGGGGACGTCTCATCAACCTCCATCTGTCGTTTCTCATCCAATTCATGTCCAACCTCAATTTGTCACCTACGCTTCCCCACTCTATCCGAACTCCTCCCACGATCAGCTGAGAACACTCTTCGTCGCAGGTCTTCCAGAAGATGTAAAACCCAGAGAAATTTACAATCTATTTCGTGAATTCCCAGGATACCAGTCCTCTAACCTTCGCGCGCCTACCTCATCTAATAGTCAG CCATTTGCTTTTGCAACATTTGTGGATCAGCAGTCAGCAGTTATGGCTTTGCATGCACTGAGT GGGATGGTTTTTGATCTTGAAAAAGGTTCTACTTTGTATATTGATCTTGCAAAGTCTAATTCTAGGTCTAAGCGCCACAGATCAG ATGATGAGGGACAAAGTTCAGAAAAGAGACAAAAAGGATCTTCTACTTTTGAGAGGAGCTATGATCCTG GTGTTGACAGCATTCACATGCCTGGAATCGGTAATTCCGCTTACAACACGATTGGTTATCCTTCCACACAAAG TTTTGGAAGTGTTGGTGGAATGGGGAATGCGGCTGTAAAATCA AACAATACTCCGTGTCCCACCCTCTTTGTGGCTAATTTGGGTCCAACCTGCTCAGAGGAAGAGCTGAATCGTGTGTTTTCGAG ATGTCGCGGATTTTTAAAATTGAAGATGCAAAGCACATATGGAGCTCCAGTGTCATTTGTAGACTTTCAG GATACTGCCTGCTCAACAGAGGCTTTAAATCGTTTACAAGGCACGATTCTTTATTCTTCGACATCTGGTGAAGGGATGCGGCTGGA ATTTGCAAAGTCACGAATGGGAATGCGAAGTAAGAAATCAAGGTAG